A DNA window from Paenibacillus sp. HWE-109 contains the following coding sequences:
- a CDS encoding site-specific integrase: protein MASTLGFKRSEYISDIGFLHFAQASDNIIFDSQDISYYKEAFLEFKSSQRIINCEFEDDEWILSANDVQTAIIFDIDVYSEMKLSLKCFTLLGLIERHDHKYTQFRIKHLVEGILSCQGFRCPVDEVLVHFESWLMSKPRPTLTKLCPAIQQFLCFSNFIFNDELLDIVDQFSSSQRGIRSLPNFKDTLIFDSIIHDFQKKWTLTERLIFFPIVLWWHITLVIPMRVSEFCSIEYDCIIADSSKLFLKIPRKKVRAKKNNEVDIVDVLEINEDLAALILQYKDITSEFKRTSFLLSYDAYCESPRVKQSHGSARKKKRNLETFKPHQLKLLITYFYDEIVESKYGYSGLERANPMDTRHFAFCNMMLQGFNMLSIARIGGHKSLDAQMHYFSHLEQLSQSAVQYLADQHIKFGTINSMNSSLGVNERALRAKSILRSFTEEEMQAFAPMEFGYCTFDPEKCPVGDCRHCPHLYIPESEFNNSVIAWLVDESERLKSIINEQLELMKNLTRNMTYNYSTFEHDPLAQAELSYLATNSSKLRGQKARTDAKLNTIYHERGTHD from the coding sequence TTGGCAAGTACTCTTGGTTTTAAGCGATCGGAATACATCTCAGATATCGGATTCTTACATTTCGCCCAAGCTTCAGATAATATAATCTTTGATTCCCAAGATATAAGTTACTACAAAGAGGCTTTCTTGGAGTTTAAATCAAGTCAAAGAATTATAAACTGTGAGTTCGAAGATGATGAATGGATATTAAGTGCTAATGATGTTCAAACAGCAATTATTTTCGATATAGATGTTTACTCCGAAATGAAATTGTCACTTAAGTGTTTTACTTTGCTTGGTTTAATTGAAAGACATGACCATAAATATACGCAATTTAGAATCAAGCATCTGGTTGAGGGGATTTTATCGTGCCAAGGCTTTAGATGTCCTGTTGATGAAGTGCTTGTTCATTTCGAAAGCTGGCTCATGTCTAAACCTAGACCTACATTAACTAAACTTTGCCCAGCAATACAGCAGTTTCTTTGCTTTTCTAATTTTATATTTAACGATGAACTTCTAGATATAGTTGATCAGTTTAGTTCTTCTCAGAGAGGGATTCGAAGTCTGCCTAATTTCAAAGATACTTTGATATTTGATTCCATTATCCATGATTTCCAAAAAAAATGGACACTTACCGAAAGGCTAATTTTTTTTCCGATTGTCCTTTGGTGGCACATTACCTTAGTTATTCCTATGCGAGTCTCGGAGTTCTGCTCCATCGAATATGATTGTATTATTGCAGATTCCTCTAAATTATTTCTAAAAATACCTAGAAAAAAGGTTCGTGCTAAAAAGAATAATGAAGTTGATATTGTTGATGTCCTCGAAATCAATGAGGACTTAGCTGCGTTAATTTTACAATACAAAGATATAACATCTGAGTTTAAAAGGACTTCTTTCCTGTTATCCTACGACGCATATTGCGAGTCTCCCAGAGTTAAACAAAGTCATGGTAGTGCTCGCAAAAAAAAGAGGAATTTAGAAACATTCAAGCCTCATCAATTAAAATTACTGATAACATATTTTTATGATGAAATAGTCGAAAGTAAGTACGGTTATTCAGGCTTAGAGAGAGCTAATCCAATGGATACCCGTCACTTCGCATTTTGTAATATGATGCTGCAAGGCTTTAATATGTTGTCGATTGCCCGCATTGGGGGGCATAAATCCCTTGATGCACAAATGCATTACTTTAGTCATTTAGAACAATTAAGTCAATCTGCTGTTCAGTACTTAGCAGACCAACACATCAAATTTGGTACCATAAACAGTATGAACTCTTCGTTGGGAGTTAATGAGAGGGCTTTACGGGCTAAGTCCATTTTAAGAAGTTTTACTGAAGAGGAGATGCAGGCATTTGCTCCTATGGAATTTGGATATTGCACTTTCGATCCTGAAAAATGTCCCGTAGGCGACTGTAGGCATTGTCCTCACTTATACATTCCCGAAAGTGAATTTAATAATTCAGTGATTGCCTGGCTTGTTGATGAATCGGAGCGTCTCAAAAGCATAATAAATGAACAACTTGAACTAATGAAAAATCTTACTCGTAATATGACTTATAATTATTCCACTTTTGAGCATGATCCCCTTGCCCAGGCTGAATTGAGCTATTTGGCTACCAATTCTAGTAAACTCAGGGGACAAAAAGCACGGACCGATGCCAAACTTAACACGATATACCACGAAAGGGGCACACATGACTAA
- a CDS encoding DUF7677 family protein, which translates to MQKLSHSFSGALRTFSFWLANGTVGMPLLKDIDYTCIFEEPSALERAYAIFANVIAMDEKGTVLNAKYAEKRAAQFIRNYVDSSYRVEPEFEDWEISLY; encoded by the coding sequence ATGCAAAAGCTAAGCCATTCTTTCAGCGGAGCGCTGCGAACATTTTCCTTTTGGTTAGCAAACGGTACTGTGGGGATGCCACTACTTAAAGATATTGATTATACTTGTATATTTGAAGAGCCAAGCGCATTAGAGAGGGCATATGCGATCTTTGCAAATGTGATAGCGATGGATGAAAAAGGTACTGTTTTAAATGCAAAGTATGCAGAAAAGAGAGCTGCACAGTTTATTCGAAACTATGTTGACAGTAGTTATCGTGTTGAGCCAGAGTTTGAGGATTGGGAAATTTCACTTTATTAA